The genomic DNA GTGCTAGTACACGGCGAACCAGAGAGAAACGACATGGTTGAGTACTTTGGTGAGCAGATCAGCGGATATGCATTTAGCCAAAATGGCTGGGTACAAAGCTACGGCAGCCGCTGCGTCAAGCCACCACTTCTCTTTGGTGACGTAAGCCGCCCAGAGCCGATGACTGTTAAGTGGATGAAATACGCTCAAAGCATCACAAAACACGTAATGAAGGGCATGCTAACTGGACCTGTAACGATGCTAAACTGGAGCTTCGTGCGTGACGATCTTCCAAGAAGCGAGGTGGCAAAACAGCTTGCGCTTTGTATCTATGACGAGATCGCAGACCTTCAAGATGCGGGCATCAGAGTGATACAAGTCGATGAGGCAGCGTTTAAAGAGGGTTATCCACTAAGAGCTGAAAACATCCCAGCTTATGAGAAATTTGCGGTTGATTGCTTTAAGCTTTCAGTAAGCTCAGCTGAGGCAAAAACTCAGATCCACACACATATGTGCTACTCTGAATTTAACGATATCATCAAGACCATTGAAGCAATGGACGCTGATGTTATCAGTATCGAGACTGCAAGAAGTGGCAACGAGCTACTTAAAATTTTCAAAGCCGTTGGCTACAAACAAGAGGTTGGACCTGGTGTTTACGACATCCACAGCCCACGCGTGCCAAGTGTCGAGGAGATCGTCGCTCAGATCAAAGCTCTGCTTGAGGTGTTACCAAAAGAGCAACTCTGGATCAACCCTGACTGCGGCCTAAAAACTAGAAAATGGGAAGAGGTCGAGCCAAGCCTTAAAAACATGGTAGAAGCCGTCAAGATCGTAAGAGGTCTATAATACAAATTTTAGCGTCTAGCAAGCCTAGGCGCTAAACTCCGTTTAAATTTCAAAAAAAGTTAGAAAATGTTAAAAGATAAGATCATAAACAATGAAAGTGGCATAGTGCTTTATGGCCTAACGCCTCCAAAGGCTGAATTTGACGAGGCAAAGCTTAAAGAGATCGCTGCAAAATGGGACAAGAGGATCACGGACGTGCAGGCTGATGGCTTGGTGCTTTACGAGATCCAAGATGAAAGTAGCCGTATAAAAAGCGAGCGAACTTTTGAATTTAGCGATACATTAAGCCCTGAAATTTACTACTCGAAATATCTAAATTTAAAAACACCAAGCATATTTTATAGGGTCGCAAATAAATATAATGAGAGCGAATTTAGAACAAATTTAGCCAAAAGTAGCAGCGATATAAATGTCTTTGTCGGCGTTGCTTCTGGCAAAGTAGAGCCTAAAATGAGCCTAGAGCGTGCTTATGAGATCGCTAGAGATGAGTTTAAAGAGCTTGTAGTTGGCGGTGTTTGCATAGCTGAGAGGCACGCTAAAAAGGGCGATGAAGAGCAAAGGATGAGTCAAAAGGCCAAAATGGGGGCGAAATTTTTTATCTCACAGGCGGTTTTTGATATAAATTTGGCTAAAAATTTACTAGAAAGCGTGGCAAAAAGCGGGCTAAATTTGCCTATTATTTTGACATTTACGACTTGTGGCACGCCAAAAACGCTAGAGTTTATCAAGTGGCTTGGCATAAGCATTGATGAAAAGAGCGAGAAAAGGATGCTTGGGAGTGATGATCTTTTAGCTACAGCATCGCAGATTTGCCTTGAAAATTTTGCAGAGCTTTATGAATTTGCCAAAAAGCTTGGTATAAACGTCGGCGTCAATGTTGAAAGTGTAATGGCAAAAAGAGCTGAGATAGAAGCGAGCCTAGAGCTAACGCATAAGATAAGAGAGGTGTTTTGATAGTTTAAAAGCTATCAAAACTTATATTTTATATGGTTTTAGTAAGTTCTTAGTCTTTTTTAGCTTTAATTATATAAGATTTTTAAGCTCATTTTAAAGTAGATAAAATTTATGACAAATATATTATTATGTGGTGGTTCTGGTACGAGGTTGTGGCCTATTAGCAGGACTTTGATGCCAAAACAATTTATTAAATTATTTGACGATAGATCACTTTTTCAGCTAACTGCACTACGAAATAGTGAAATTTGTGACAATACATTTGTTATTACAAATATCGATCACTACTACTTGGCGATGGATCAGATAGAAAATTTAAATATCACAAATTTCAAATATCTTCTCGAGCCAGTCGGTAGAAATACTGCACCAGCGATCACATTAGCTTGCCTCGCACTTGATCCAAATGAGATTGTTTTAGTAACGCCATCGGATCATTTGATAAAAGAGATTAAAGCATACCACATAAGCGTAAAAGCCGCAAAGGAGCTGGCAGAGCAAAATTTTTTGGTTACTTTTGGCATAAAGCCAAGGTCGCCTGAGACCGGATTTGGATATATAGAGAGCTATAATGGTGATGTGAAGGCTTTTTATGAAAAGCCAGACTATGAAAGAGCGGTGAAATTTCTAAAAGATCAAAATTTCTACTGGAATTCAGGTATGTTTGTCTTTAAGGCAGGTGTTTTCTTGGATCAGATGAAAATTTTTGCTCCTGAGATACTTGAAGCATGCAAAGTAGCTTTTGATAACGCAAAAAAAGATGAAATTGATATCAAAATAGACACTACCGATATGCAAAATATTCCGCAAAATAGCATAGATTATGCTGTAATGGAAAAGTCTGATATCGCAAAAATGGTAGTACTAGATGCGCCTTGGAGTGATCTTGGAAGCTTTGATAGTTTGGATGAGCAGCTACCAAAAGATGTCAATGGAAACACAATAAATAGCGATCTTGTGCAGATAAATTCTCACAATAATCTAGTCCTATCTGGTGGTAAAAAAATAGCCTTGATAGATGTCGATGATCTAACTGTGGTTGATACAAAAGATGCTCTTTTAATATCTAAAAAATCTTCTAGCCAAAAAGTAAAAAATGTGGTGGAAATTTTAAAAGAGGAGAGTTCTGATCTTTGTAATGCTCATGTTACGACAAATAGGCCTTGGGGAAACTACACTGTTCTTGAAAATCAAGATGGTTATAAGATAAAAATAATAGAGGTAAAACCTGGCAAAAGACTA from Campylobacter concisus includes the following:
- a CDS encoding DNA-binding protein — its product is MLKDKIINNESGIVLYGLTPPKAEFDEAKLKEIAAKWDKRITDVQADGLVLYEIQDESSRIKSERTFEFSDTLSPEIYYSKYLNLKTPSIFYRVANKYNESEFRTNLAKSSSDINVFVGVASGKVEPKMSLERAYEIARDEFKELVVGGVCIAERHAKKGDEEQRMSQKAKMGAKFFISQAVFDINLAKNLLESVAKSGLNLPIILTFTTCGTPKTLEFIKWLGISIDEKSEKRMLGSDDLLATASQICLENFAELYEFAKKLGINVGVNVESVMAKRAEIEASLELTHKIREVF
- a CDS encoding mannose-1-phosphate guanylyltransferase/mannose-6-phosphate isomerase; this encodes MTNILLCGGSGTRLWPISRTLMPKQFIKLFDDRSLFQLTALRNSEICDNTFVITNIDHYYLAMDQIENLNITNFKYLLEPVGRNTAPAITLACLALDPNEIVLVTPSDHLIKEIKAYHISVKAAKELAEQNFLVTFGIKPRSPETGFGYIESYNGDVKAFYEKPDYERAVKFLKDQNFYWNSGMFVFKAGVFLDQMKIFAPEILEACKVAFDNAKKDEIDIKIDTTDMQNIPQNSIDYAVMEKSDIAKMVVLDAPWSDLGSFDSLDEQLPKDVNGNTINSDLVQINSHNNLVLSGGKKIALIDVDDLTVVDTKDALLISKKSSSQKVKNVVEILKEESSDLCNAHVTTNRPWGNYTVLENQDGYKIKIIEVKPGKRLSLQKHFHRNEHWIVLSGSATVTIGETTRLVCPNESIYIKMGEVHRLSNEGKIPVVLIEAQVGEYTGEDDIIRLDDDFKR